One region of Sulfitobacter sp. THAF37 genomic DNA includes:
- the repA gene encoding plasmid partitioning protein RepA: MSEAEQDLDIAIGHYAELLASNLHAQRAAHFPPDAKKVMRTLTSGEAAELLGVDHTYLRKLHREGKIVDVETTAGSHRRYTLDDIWEIRQTLEGNAKKSGTYVPGRRDGDELQVISVVNFKGGSGKTTTSAHLAQRLALKGYRVLAIDLDPQASLSALHGIQPELDLMEGGTLYDAVRYDDPVPIAEVIRKTYIRGLDLIPGNLELMEFEHETPAAIQRGGAKAFFARVHDALDSVEANYDVVVIDCPPQLGFLTMSALSASSGVLVTVHPQMLDLMSMSQFLRMTADLLGVIRDAGANLRFDWLRFLPTRYKVGDAPQTEVIAFIRGLFGRSVLTNHMVESTAISDAGLTKQTLYEADKKDFTRQTFDRAIESMNAVNDEIAEIIQNTWGRNGKKA, encoded by the coding sequence ATGAGCGAAGCAGAACAGGATCTTGATATCGCCATCGGGCACTACGCGGAACTTCTCGCGTCGAACCTGCATGCTCAGCGCGCTGCGCACTTCCCACCAGATGCAAAGAAGGTGATGCGCACTTTGACCAGCGGCGAAGCTGCTGAGCTCCTTGGCGTCGACCATACCTATCTTCGGAAGCTTCATCGAGAAGGAAAGATCGTTGACGTCGAGACGACGGCGGGAAGTCATCGCCGCTATACGCTCGACGATATCTGGGAAATCCGGCAGACGCTTGAAGGAAATGCAAAAAAGTCTGGAACTTACGTGCCTGGGCGTCGCGACGGTGACGAGCTTCAAGTCATATCAGTGGTGAACTTCAAGGGCGGCTCCGGCAAAACGACGACGTCTGCTCACCTCGCTCAGCGCTTGGCGCTAAAGGGGTACAGGGTTCTTGCGATCGATCTCGACCCCCAAGCATCTCTTTCGGCTCTTCATGGAATCCAGCCAGAACTCGACCTTATGGAGGGCGGAACCCTCTATGATGCCGTTCGCTACGACGATCCGGTTCCGATCGCCGAAGTGATCCGCAAGACTTACATCCGCGGCCTTGATCTTATCCCGGGCAACCTTGAACTCATGGAGTTCGAGCACGAGACGCCTGCTGCTATCCAGCGAGGCGGAGCGAAGGCGTTCTTCGCGAGAGTTCATGACGCACTCGATAGTGTTGAAGCAAACTACGACGTTGTTGTGATCGACTGCCCGCCGCAGCTTGGTTTCTTGACGATGTCAGCACTTTCTGCGTCCTCGGGTGTCCTCGTGACGGTTCACCCGCAGATGCTTGACCTCATGTCGATGTCTCAATTCCTGCGAATGACTGCGGATCTCCTGGGAGTGATCAGGGATGCAGGCGCAAATCTGCGCTTCGATTGGCTGCGCTTCTTGCCAACGCGATACAAAGTCGGCGACGCGCCACAAACCGAAGTCATCGCCTTCATTCGCGGGCTGTTTGGGAGGTCGGTCCTGACCAATCACATGGTTGAATCGACCGCAATATCTGATGCCGGCTTGACCAAGCAAACGCTCTACGAAGCTGACAAAAAGGACTTCACGCGTCAGACGTTTGATCGTGCGATCGAATCCATGAACGCAGTGAACGATGAGATCGCTGAAATCATCCAGAACACATGGGGTCGGAATGGCAAGAAAGCCTAA
- the repB gene encoding plasmid partitioning protein RepB — protein sequence MARKPKLGLPLQTLRNAPDALEGRRLRGGVFEIDPAQILTEGRLDDRLQIEVEGLKNSISKNGQRVPVLVRPLEGDRYNLIYGRRRLEACRELGIKVRAIVTEVESDQALRDQLLENQERRDLSFIERALVATALLDGDHLEGAERTNRGVAEVLNLHEAGVSQLLSVVRTVGEELIQAIGAAPGIGRPRWEELKKALGAYDGDRDQLQAVAHAAKSESSGSVDEVSERAFLAVLAAAKSAEKKASPSRKGVPALAIPGVGAATVKTSRQGKQLKLDLTTDEPDFISWLEGNAPKLITELHERWKRSED from the coding sequence ATGGCAAGAAAGCCTAAACTTGGCCTGCCGCTGCAGACCCTTCGCAACGCTCCTGACGCTCTTGAAGGGCGCCGACTGCGTGGCGGTGTATTTGAGATCGATCCGGCGCAGATCCTTACCGAAGGACGGTTGGATGACAGGCTTCAGATTGAAGTTGAGGGCCTGAAGAACTCTATTTCCAAGAACGGTCAGCGTGTGCCCGTCTTGGTGCGCCCACTGGAAGGCGATCGCTACAACCTGATCTATGGCCGCAGACGCTTGGAAGCATGTCGCGAACTCGGTATCAAAGTTCGAGCCATCGTCACAGAGGTTGAGAGTGATCAAGCGCTTCGAGATCAGCTTCTCGAGAACCAAGAGCGTCGTGATCTGAGCTTTATTGAGCGTGCGCTCGTTGCGACGGCACTTCTGGACGGTGATCATTTGGAAGGGGCTGAGCGCACCAATCGAGGTGTCGCCGAAGTCCTTAACCTCCACGAAGCCGGGGTTTCACAACTCTTGAGTGTCGTTCGGACGGTCGGCGAGGAACTCATCCAGGCAATTGGTGCGGCTCCCGGGATTGGTCGCCCGAGATGGGAAGAGCTCAAAAAGGCTTTGGGTGCCTACGACGGTGATCGAGACCAACTGCAAGCCGTAGCTCATGCAGCCAAGTCCGAAAGTTCCGGCTCGGTCGATGAGGTTTCTGAGCGTGCGTTTCTCGCAGTTCTGGCAGCCGCGAAGAGCGCAGAGAAGAAAGCAAGCCCGTCTAGAAAAGGCGTGCCTGCTTTGGCGATCCCCGGTGTCGGAGCTGCGACGGTCAAGACCAGCCGCCAAGGCAAGCAGCTTAAACTCGATCTGACTACGGATGAACCTGATTTTATCAGCTGGTTGGAGGGCAATGCCCCAAAGCTGATTACCGAGCTTCATGAGCGCTGGAAGCGTTCAGAAGACTGA
- the repC gene encoding plasmid replication protein RepC: MEYTPISPFMRPISHAHLRVIERPEASVPARPVNKWELLRELSKAQAAFGVSERDLTVLQGLLSFFPDDALGGNAEMVVFPSNKAICERLNGMPCSTMRRHLARLVEAGLLQRRDSPNGKRYVRKHGEDRVAFGFDLSPLYCQSEEIARAAEAVREAEERVRRLREVVSLMRRDLAALAEFGDEMQPGLGFWDQLRDKAALTARALRRKLSIEDLAAYRADLEALLDQARNIIDGPETEEMNTNDAQSERHHHNSNKESIDFEPALEKSGAAAGVPDVDTNEPVADVDEQDTRHLPKIPLHLVIAACPSLKTFYQGEIRHWHQLFDAAGHVRPAMGISASAWEEAQRFMGPEQASIVVAAMLERFADIRSPGGYLRALTAKAAAGEFSCGPMVMALIGRRSAA, encoded by the coding sequence ATGGAGTACACACCAATTTCGCCGTTTATGCGGCCGATTTCGCACGCTCATTTGCGCGTCATCGAGCGACCCGAGGCATCTGTTCCGGCCAGACCCGTTAACAAGTGGGAACTCCTGCGCGAGCTCTCCAAGGCGCAAGCGGCCTTTGGGGTCTCGGAACGTGATCTGACTGTTTTGCAGGGGCTCCTCAGCTTCTTTCCGGACGATGCGCTTGGCGGGAACGCCGAGATGGTCGTCTTCCCCTCGAACAAGGCGATCTGCGAGCGCCTGAATGGCATGCCGTGCTCAACGATGCGTCGTCACCTCGCGCGTCTCGTCGAGGCTGGCTTGCTCCAGCGGCGCGATAGCCCCAATGGGAAGCGCTACGTCCGCAAGCACGGCGAAGACCGCGTCGCCTTTGGCTTCGATCTTTCCCCGCTCTACTGCCAGTCCGAGGAGATAGCACGGGCCGCAGAGGCCGTACGTGAGGCTGAGGAGCGCGTCAGGCGCCTGAGAGAGGTCGTAAGCCTCATGCGACGCGATCTCGCGGCCCTCGCCGAGTTCGGAGACGAGATGCAGCCAGGCCTAGGCTTCTGGGATCAGCTTCGCGACAAGGCTGCCCTCACAGCCCGCGCGCTTCGCCGCAAGCTTTCAATTGAGGACCTCGCGGCCTATCGAGCCGATCTTGAAGCTCTCCTTGACCAGGCACGCAACATCATTGATGGCCCTGAAACAGAAGAAATGAACACCAATGATGCCCAATCTGAGCGTCACCATCATAATTCAAATAAAGAATCTATAGATTTTGAGCCGGCTTTAGAAAAAAGCGGGGCGGCGGCGGGTGTGCCAGATGTGGATACGAATGAGCCGGTGGCTGACGTTGATGAACAGGACACAAGACATCTGCCAAAGATCCCGCTTCACCTAGTGATAGCGGCATGTCCCTCGCTGAAGACCTTCTACCAAGGTGAGATCCGGCATTGGCATCAGCTTTTCGATGCGGCGGGCCATGTGCGGCCAGCCATGGGGATCAGTGCGTCTGCATGGGAAGAAGCACAGCGGTTCATGGGTCCGGAGCAAGCGTCGATCGTCGTTGCTGCGATGCTGGAACGCTTCGCCGACATAAGATCGCCTGGTGGATACTTGCGAGCTCTGACTGCCAAAGCTGCGGCCGGCGAGTTCTCCTGTGGGCCGATGGTCATGGCATTGATTGGGCGACGATCTGCAGCTTAA